A single region of the Pseudomonas sp. B21-023 genome encodes:
- a CDS encoding oligosaccharide flippase family protein, which translates to MRRLLPQSAYARNVITLMTGTGLAQAIPIAVSPILTRIYSPEQFGLFALFMAIASIAAVLVTGRYEQAILLPKEDRDAMQVVALSTLLSMLLSFTLFVLVCFFNAPIAELLGNPAVAPWLYWIPLSTLLMGGYQSLSYWCNRKGQYKRLAVSRTLQSGCSSGGQLAGGALGAGVTGLVWGQLIGQLLALLALARMVLREDRSFVRGICLGQMAVWAKKYINFPKFLIAAHGFNTASSQMPIMLLSVMFSASSVGFYNLTQRVLGAPITLVAGALGDVFRQEASRAYIDTGNCKLVYVKTLKRLLIVSILPFFAFFLVAPVFFALVFGEPWRVAGEYARILVPMFFLRFVASPLSMVFIVAEAQKLDLAWQVMLFVLVVVAFLAGYWLGSEWLALVFFTIAYSFCFLVNLLISYRLACGGFNLQGVRSA; encoded by the coding sequence ATGCGGCGCTTACTTCCACAAAGCGCGTATGCGCGCAATGTCATTACGCTGATGACCGGGACGGGGTTGGCCCAGGCAATACCTATTGCAGTCAGTCCGATACTGACCCGGATCTACAGTCCAGAGCAGTTTGGTCTATTTGCTCTGTTCATGGCAATTGCCTCGATAGCTGCGGTGTTGGTAACGGGGCGTTATGAGCAAGCCATTCTACTACCGAAGGAAGATCGCGATGCCATGCAAGTCGTCGCGCTGTCGACGCTGCTTAGTATGTTATTGAGTTTCACGCTGTTCGTTCTCGTCTGTTTTTTTAATGCTCCGATTGCCGAACTCCTTGGTAACCCTGCGGTAGCGCCTTGGCTCTACTGGATTCCCTTATCAACCTTGCTGATGGGGGGCTATCAAAGTCTGAGCTACTGGTGCAATCGCAAGGGGCAATATAAGCGTCTTGCTGTAAGCCGCACTTTGCAGAGTGGCTGTTCTTCAGGTGGGCAACTAGCAGGTGGGGCGCTGGGGGCGGGTGTCACTGGCTTGGTTTGGGGGCAGTTGATAGGGCAGTTGCTCGCGTTGTTGGCCTTGGCTCGCATGGTGTTGCGAGAGGATCGAAGCTTCGTGCGGGGTATCTGCCTTGGTCAAATGGCAGTGTGGGCGAAAAAGTACATAAACTTCCCGAAATTCCTCATTGCTGCACACGGTTTCAATACGGCGTCGAGTCAGATGCCGATTATGCTTCTTAGTGTCATGTTCAGTGCAAGTAGCGTAGGTTTTTATAATTTGACGCAGCGTGTACTGGGGGCGCCTATCACTCTAGTGGCCGGGGCGCTAGGGGATGTCTTTCGACAGGAGGCCAGTCGTGCTTATATAGATACTGGCAACTGCAAGCTTGTATATGTGAAGACGCTCAAGCGCTTACTGATAGTTTCGATTTTACCATTTTTTGCTTTCTTTCTTGTGGCGCCTGTTTTTTTTGCGTTGGTATTTGGTGAGCCATGGCGTGTTGCAGGCGAGTATGCGAGAATTCTGGTGCCGATGTTTTTTCTGCGCTTCGTTGCCAGTCCGCTGAGTATGGTTTTCATTGTAGCTGAAGCGCAAAAGCTGGATCTGGCATGGCAAGTCATGCTGTTCGTGCTGGTCGTTGTTGCATTTCTTGCTGGCTATTGGCTCGGGTCAGAATGGCTGGCGTTGGTGTTTTTCACTATTGCCTATTCATTTTGCTTTCTGGTGAACTTGCTGATTTCCTATCGCCTAGCGTGCGGTGGTTTTAATTTGCAAGGTGTGAGGTCTGCATGA
- a CDS encoding DegT/DnrJ/EryC1/StrS aminotransferase family protein, which produces MIEFIDLKTQQSLLREKIDAGISRVLAHGQYILGPEVAELEEKLAAFVGAKHCISVANGTDALQIAQMALGIGPGDEVITPGFTYIATAETVALLGAKPVYVDVDPRTYNLDPQLLEAAITPRTKAIIPVSLYGQCADFDAINAIAARHGIPVIEDAAQSFGATYKGKRSCNLTTISCTSFFPSKPLGCYGDGGAIFTNDEELAVVLRQIARHGQDRRYHHIRVGVNSRLDTLQAAILLPKLEIFEHEISLRQKVAQHYQMHFAAAGFSATPYVEPENTSVYAQYTVQVSDREGVQERLKVSGVPTAVHYPIPLNRQPAVKDDSAVLPVGDAVAERVMSLPMHPYLDEESIVQIVRALG; this is translated from the coding sequence GTGATCGAGTTCATCGACCTTAAGACCCAGCAGTCGCTGCTTCGCGAGAAGATCGACGCAGGCATCTCACGCGTACTTGCGCACGGCCAGTACATTCTTGGCCCGGAAGTGGCGGAACTTGAAGAAAAGCTGGCTGCTTTCGTTGGTGCGAAACACTGCATCAGTGTCGCCAACGGTACCGACGCGCTGCAGATTGCACAGATGGCGTTGGGGATCGGCCCGGGCGATGAGGTGATCACGCCCGGCTTCACCTACATCGCGACTGCCGAAACCGTCGCACTGCTGGGGGCCAAGCCGGTGTACGTGGATGTCGATCCGCGCACCTACAACCTGGATCCGCAATTGCTCGAGGCGGCGATAACGCCGCGCACCAAGGCCATCATTCCGGTGTCGCTGTACGGCCAGTGTGCGGACTTCGACGCGATCAACGCGATTGCCGCCCGGCACGGTATTCCTGTGATCGAGGATGCGGCGCAGAGTTTTGGCGCAACCTACAAAGGGAAGCGCTCCTGCAACCTGACCACGATTTCCTGCACTAGCTTCTTCCCGAGCAAGCCGCTGGGATGCTACGGCGATGGTGGGGCGATCTTCACCAATGATGAAGAGCTGGCGGTTGTGCTGCGGCAGATCGCCCGGCATGGGCAGGATCGTCGCTATCATCACATCCGGGTCGGTGTGAACAGCCGGCTGGATACGTTGCAGGCTGCGATACTGCTGCCGAAGCTAGAGATCTTTGAGCACGAGATTTCGTTGCGCCAGAAGGTGGCGCAGCATTATCAAATGCACTTTGCGGCGGCAGGCTTTAGTGCTACGCCTTATGTCGAGCCGGAAAACACCAGTGTCTACGCGCAGTACACCGTTCAGGTAAGTGATCGCGAGGGGGTTCAGGAGCGCCTCAAGGTCTCAGGGGTACCGACGGCTGTCCACTATCCGATTCCGCTGAATCGTCAGCCTGCGGTGAAGGATGACAGCGCCGTATTGCCTGTGGGAGATGCAGTTGCAGAGCGGGTGATGAGTCTTCCGATGCATCCCTATCTGGACGAGGAAAGTATTGTCCAGATTGTACGGGCACTGGGTTGA
- the wbpD gene encoding UDP-2-acetamido-3-amino-2,3-dideoxy-D-glucuronate N-acetyltransferase, translating to MSYFQHSSAIVDEGAQIGDGSRVWHFVHVCSGARIGAGVSLGQNVFVGNKVVIGDHCKVQNNVSVYDNVTLEEGVFCGPSMVFTNVYNPRSLVERKDEYRDTRVKRGATLGANCTIVCGVTIGEYAFVGAGAVINKDVPAYALMVGVPARQIGWMSEFGEQLELPLEGNGRAVCIHTGAHYVLNGRTLSKESMQ from the coding sequence ATGAGCTACTTCCAGCATTCAAGTGCCATCGTTGACGAGGGCGCCCAGATTGGTGACGGGTCGCGTGTCTGGCATTTCGTTCACGTCTGCAGCGGTGCGCGCATCGGTGCGGGCGTGTCGCTCGGACAGAACGTGTTCGTCGGCAACAAAGTTGTGATTGGTGACCATTGCAAGGTTCAGAACAACGTGTCGGTCTATGACAACGTGACCCTGGAAGAGGGGGTGTTCTGCGGCCCCAGCATGGTGTTCACCAATGTCTACAACCCGCGCTCGCTGGTCGAGCGCAAGGATGAGTACCGCGATACGCGGGTCAAGCGCGGCGCGACGCTGGGTGCCAACTGCACCATCGTCTGCGGTGTCACCATCGGCGAATATGCCTTCGTCGGTGCCGGCGCCGTTATCAACAAGGATGTCCCCGCGTATGCCCTGATGGTTGGTGTGCCTGCGCGTCAGATCGGCTGGATGAGCGAGTTTGGCGAACAGTTGGAGTTGCCTCTGGAGGGCAATGGTCGCGCGGTGTGCATTCACACAGGGGCGCACTATGTCCTCAATGGCCGTACGTTGAGCAAGGAGAGCATGCAGTGA
- a CDS encoding Gfo/Idh/MocA family protein has translation MKRFALVGAAGYIAPRHMRAIKDTGNELVSAYDINDSVGIIDSLSPQSEFFTEFERFYDHAWRLKRDPAQALDIVSICSPNHLHHPHITAGLRLGCDVICEKPLVPSAAMLDDLALTERETGKRLWNILQLRHHKAIIDLKQQVQGSAQPHKHDVELTYITSRGKWYMESWKGDPRKSFGVATNIGVHFYDMLHFIFGKLQRNVVHFANESKAAGYLEYENARVRWFLSIDANDLPDSVKGKKPTYRSITCDGAEIEFSEGFTDLHTVSYQAILDGKGYGIEDARHCVETVETIRTMAPVVASNGEGHPILARLLG, from the coding sequence ATGAAACGTTTTGCCTTAGTCGGTGCTGCGGGTTACATCGCACCGCGCCACATGCGCGCCATCAAAGATACCGGTAACGAACTGGTCAGTGCCTACGACATCAATGATTCGGTTGGCATCATCGACAGTCTGTCGCCTCAGAGCGAGTTCTTCACCGAGTTCGAGCGCTTCTACGATCATGCCTGGCGCCTGAAGCGCGATCCGGCGCAAGCGCTGGACATCGTCTCGATCTGCTCGCCCAACCATCTGCACCACCCGCACATCACTGCCGGCCTGCGCCTGGGTTGTGATGTGATCTGCGAAAAGCCGCTGGTGCCCAGCGCCGCGATGCTCGATGACCTGGCGCTGACCGAGCGCGAAACCGGCAAGCGCCTGTGGAATATCCTGCAGCTTCGCCATCACAAGGCTATCATCGATCTCAAGCAGCAGGTACAGGGTAGCGCCCAGCCGCACAAGCATGACGTCGAACTCACCTACATCACCAGCCGCGGCAAGTGGTACATGGAGAGCTGGAAGGGCGACCCACGCAAATCCTTCGGTGTGGCCACCAATATCGGTGTGCATTTCTACGATATGCTGCATTTCATCTTCGGCAAGCTGCAGCGTAATGTCGTCCACTTCGCCAACGAGTCCAAGGCGGCCGGTTACCTGGAGTATGAAAACGCCCGTGTGCGTTGGTTCCTGTCCATCGATGCCAACGACCTGCCTGACTCGGTCAAGGGCAAGAAGCCAACCTATCGCTCGATCACCTGCGACGGTGCCGAGATCGAGTTCTCCGAAGGCTTCACCGACCTGCATACTGTCAGCTACCAGGCCATTCTCGACGGCAAGGGCTACGGTATCGAGGACGCCCGCCATTGCGTGGAGACTGTAGAGACCATTCGCACCATGGCTCCGGTGGTTGCGAGCAATGGCGAAGGCCATCCCATCCTGGCACGGCTGTTGGGTTGA
- the wbpA gene encoding UDP-N-acetyl-D-glucosamine 6-dehydrogenase gives MFDQTQASIERFKSKEAIIGIVGLGYVGLPLMLRYNAIGYRVLGIDINTVKVDMLNAGKSDIEHISHDSVAQARASGFEATADFTRVSECDALILCVPTPLNKYREPDLSFVIDTTNALKPYLRAGQIVSLESTTYPGTTEEELLPRVQEGGLKVGEDIFLVYSPEREDPGNPNFETRTIPKVIGGHTPNCLRVGVALYEQAIDQVVQVSSTKAAELTKLLENIHRAVNIGLVNEMKIVADRMGIDIFEVVDAAATKPFGFTAYYPGPGLGGHCIPIDPFYLTWKAREYGLHTRFIELSGEINKAMPEYVVGKLMNGLNEQGKALKGSRVLVLGIAYKKNVDDMRESPSVEIMELLEAKGAVVAYSDPHVPTFPEMREHHFELSSEALTAKNLATFDAVVLATDHDKFDYALIQANARLLVDSRGKYRTPAANIIKA, from the coding sequence ATGTTTGATCAGACCCAAGCCAGTATAGAGAGATTCAAAAGTAAGGAAGCCATCATTGGTATCGTGGGTCTGGGGTATGTTGGCCTGCCGCTGATGTTGCGTTACAACGCAATCGGTTATCGTGTGTTGGGTATTGATATCAATACCGTAAAAGTTGATATGCTCAACGCGGGTAAAAGTGATATCGAGCATATTTCCCACGACAGCGTTGCTCAGGCGCGTGCTTCCGGCTTCGAGGCGACTGCCGACTTTACTCGGGTGAGTGAGTGCGATGCGCTGATTCTGTGCGTACCTACCCCGCTTAACAAGTATCGTGAGCCGGACTTGAGCTTCGTGATCGATACCACGAATGCTCTCAAGCCCTATCTGCGCGCTGGTCAGATCGTTTCCCTGGAAAGCACGACCTATCCGGGCACCACTGAGGAAGAGTTGCTGCCCCGCGTGCAAGAGGGCGGTCTGAAGGTGGGTGAAGATATCTTCCTGGTCTATTCCCCTGAGCGTGAAGATCCGGGTAATCCAAATTTTGAAACGCGTACCATCCCCAAGGTCATCGGCGGGCATACACCTAATTGCCTGCGCGTGGGTGTCGCGTTGTACGAGCAGGCGATCGACCAGGTCGTTCAGGTGAGCTCCACCAAGGCAGCCGAGCTCACCAAGCTGTTGGAGAATATTCATCGCGCGGTCAATATCGGTCTGGTCAACGAAATGAAGATCGTTGCCGACCGTATGGGCATCGACATTTTCGAAGTGGTCGATGCTGCTGCCACCAAGCCCTTCGGTTTCACTGCCTACTATCCAGGGCCAGGGCTGGGCGGCCACTGCATTCCAATCGATCCATTCTACTTGACGTGGAAAGCTCGCGAGTATGGCTTGCACACCCGCTTCATCGAGTTGTCGGGTGAGATCAACAAGGCCATGCCTGAGTATGTGGTCGGCAAACTGATGAATGGCCTCAACGAGCAAGGCAAGGCGCTCAAAGGCAGCCGTGTGCTGGTCTTGGGCATTGCTTACAAGAAAAACGTAGACGACATGCGTGAGTCGCCTTCGGTCGAGATCATGGAGCTGCTCGAAGCTAAAGGCGCTGTGGTGGCCTATAGCGATCCGCATGTGCCTACCTTCCCGGAAATGCGCGAGCACCATTTCGAGTTGTCCAGCGAGGCATTGACCGCCAAGAATCTCGCCACCTTCGATGCCGTTGTACTGGCCACCGATCATGACAAATTCGACTACGCCCTGATCCAGGCCAACGCCCGACTGTTGGTCGACAGCCGCGGTAAGTACCGTACGCCGGCGGCGAACATCATCAAGGCCTAA
- a CDS encoding lipopolysaccharide assembly protein LapA domain-containing protein: MRNLRRALAALFVLLLAAVVLFFVLENQQAVSLVIFGWSAPAIPVAVLVLAALVVGLAIGPLLGAYGLMRGKRRIRASARHAALAQG; this comes from the coding sequence ATGCGTAATCTCAGGCGCGCCCTGGCGGCGTTGTTCGTGCTGCTGCTGGCGGCTGTGGTGTTGTTCTTCGTCCTGGAAAACCAGCAGGCGGTGTCGTTGGTTATCTTTGGCTGGTCCGCGCCTGCGATACCGGTAGCGGTGCTGGTGCTTGCTGCTCTCGTCGTTGGGCTCGCGATTGGGCCATTGCTAGGAGCTTATGGGTTGATGCGCGGCAAGCGCAGGATTCGTGCGTCCGCCCGGCATGCGGCGCTTGCCCAGGGCTGA
- the ihfB gene encoding integration host factor subunit beta, translated as MTKSELIERIVTHQGLLSSKDVELAIKTMLEQMSQCLATGDRIEIRGFGSFSLHYRAPRVGRNPKTGQSVSLDGKYVPHFKPGKELRDRVNEDEHENT; from the coding sequence ATGACGAAGTCGGAGCTGATCGAACGTATTGTCACCCATCAGGGGCTACTCTCGTCCAAGGACGTCGAGCTGGCCATCAAGACCATGCTTGAGCAGATGTCGCAGTGCCTGGCGACCGGGGATCGTATCGAAATCCGTGGCTTCGGCAGCTTTTCCCTGCACTATCGCGCGCCCCGTGTAGGGCGCAACCCCAAGACCGGTCAGTCGGTCAGCCTGGACGGCAAGTACGTGCCGCACTTCAAGCCTGGCAAGGAGCTGCGTGATCGGGTCAATGAAGATGAGCACGAGAACACTTGA
- the rpsA gene encoding 30S ribosomal protein S1, with protein sequence MSESFAELFEESLKTLNLQPGAIITGIVVDIDGDWVTVHAGLKSEGVIPLEQFYNETGELTIKVGDEVHVALDAVEDGFGETKLSREKAKRAECWIVLEAAFAAEEVVKGVINGKVKGGFTVDVNGIRAFLPGSLVDVRPVRDTTHLEGKELEFKVIKLDQKRNNVVVSRRSVLEAENSAEREALLESLQEGQQVKGIVKNLTDYGAFVDLGGVDGLLHITDMAWKRIKHPSEIVNVGDEIDVKVLKYDRERNRVSLGLKQLGEDPWVAIKARYPESTRVTARVTNLTDYGCFAELEEGVEGLVHVSEMDWTNKNIHPSKVVQVGDEVEVMVLDIDEERRRISLGIKQCKSNPWEDFSGQFNKGDKITGTIKSITDFGIFIGLDGGIDGLVHLSDISWNEAGEEAVRRFKKGDELETVILSVDPERERISLGIKQLEDDPFSNFVAVNDKGAIVKGIVKEVDAKGAIVTLADDIEATLKASEISRDRVEDARNVLKEGEEIEAKIISVDRKSRVISLSIKSKDDAEEREAIQSLKNAPEAAADTTMAALLREAMAKQN encoded by the coding sequence ATGAGCGAAAGCTTTGCAGAACTCTTTGAAGAAAGCCTGAAAACCCTCAATCTTCAGCCGGGTGCAATCATCACCGGTATCGTTGTCGACATCGACGGCGACTGGGTTACCGTACACGCTGGCCTGAAGTCCGAGGGTGTCATCCCGCTCGAGCAGTTCTACAACGAAACTGGCGAACTGACCATCAAGGTCGGTGACGAAGTTCACGTTGCGCTGGACGCGGTCGAAGACGGCTTCGGCGAAACCAAGCTGTCCCGTGAAAAAGCCAAGCGCGCCGAGTGCTGGATTGTTCTGGAAGCTGCTTTCGCTGCTGAAGAAGTGGTCAAGGGCGTTATCAACGGTAAGGTTAAAGGCGGCTTCACTGTCGACGTTAACGGCATCCGTGCGTTCCTGCCGGGCTCCCTGGTTGATGTCCGCCCAGTGCGCGACACCACCCACCTCGAAGGCAAAGAGCTGGAATTCAAGGTCATCAAGCTGGACCAGAAGCGCAACAACGTTGTCGTTTCCCGTCGCAGCGTCCTGGAAGCCGAAAACAGCGCCGAGCGCGAAGCTCTGCTGGAATCGCTGCAGGAAGGCCAGCAGGTCAAAGGTATCGTCAAGAACCTCACCGACTACGGTGCGTTCGTTGACCTGGGCGGCGTCGATGGTCTGCTGCACATCACCGACATGGCCTGGAAGCGTATCAAGCACCCGTCCGAGATCGTCAACGTTGGTGACGAGATCGACGTCAAGGTCCTGAAGTACGATCGTGAGCGCAACCGCGTTTCGCTGGGCCTGAAGCAACTGGGCGAAGACCCATGGGTTGCTATCAAAGCCCGTTACCCAGAGAGCACCCGCGTGACTGCTCGCGTTACCAACCTGACCGACTACGGCTGCTTCGCTGAGCTGGAAGAAGGCGTTGAAGGCCTGGTACACGTTTCCGAAATGGACTGGACCAACAAGAACATCCACCCGTCGAAAGTCGTTCAGGTTGGCGACGAAGTGGAAGTCATGGTTCTGGACATCGACGAAGAGCGTCGTCGTATCTCCCTGGGCATCAAGCAGTGCAAGTCCAACCCATGGGAAGACTTCTCCGGCCAGTTCAACAAGGGTGACAAGATCACCGGTACCATCAAGTCGATCACCGACTTCGGTATCTTCATCGGCCTGGACGGCGGCATCGACGGTCTGGTTCACCTGTCCGACATCTCCTGGAACGAAGCCGGCGAAGAAGCCGTGCGTCGCTTCAAGAAGGGCGACGAGCTGGAAACCGTCATCCTGTCGGTTGACCCAGAGCGCGAGCGCATCTCCCTGGGCATCAAGCAGCTGGAAGACGATCCGTTCTCCAACTTCGTTGCTGTCAACGACAAGGGCGCTATCGTCAAGGGTATCGTCAAGGAAGTTGACGCCAAGGGCGCTATCGTGACCCTGGCCGACGACATCGAAGCTACTCTGAAAGCTTCCGAAATCAGCCGTGACCGCGTTGAAGACGCTCGTAACGTGCTGAAGGAAGGCGAAGAGATCGAAGCCAAGATCATCAGCGTCGACCGCAAGTCCCGCGTCATCAGCCTGTCCATCAAGTCGAAGGACGATGCTGAAGAGCGCGAAGCCATCCAGAGCCTGAAAAACGCTCCGGAAGCGGCTGCCGACACCACCATGGCCGCGCTGCTGCGCGAAGCTATGGCCAAGCAGAACTGA
- the cmk gene encoding (d)CMP kinase: MNSQAPVITIDGPSGSGKGTVAGLLARELGWRLLDSGALYRLLAFNASNHGVDLTNEELLKALAAHLDVQFVAAEPGKLQQIILEGEDVSNAIRTETVGAGASMVASLPAVREALLQRQRAFREVPGLIADGRDMGTVVFPDAPLKVFLTASAEERARRRYLQLKGKGEDVSLSSLLDEIRARDERDTQRAVAPLKPAADAIQLDSTELSIEQVLQRIRSELALRDLA; encoded by the coding sequence GTGAATTCGCAAGCACCGGTCATCACTATCGACGGGCCTAGCGGCTCGGGCAAGGGCACGGTCGCAGGGCTGCTGGCTCGTGAGCTGGGCTGGCGCCTGCTCGACTCTGGCGCCCTCTACCGCTTGTTGGCATTCAATGCCAGCAATCACGGTGTCGACCTGACCAACGAAGAGCTGCTCAAGGCGCTGGCCGCGCATCTGGACGTGCAGTTCGTCGCGGCGGAGCCGGGCAAGCTGCAGCAGATCATTCTCGAAGGTGAGGATGTCAGCAATGCCATTCGCACCGAGACAGTCGGTGCCGGGGCCTCGATGGTTGCCTCGCTGCCGGCGGTGCGCGAGGCGCTGCTGCAGCGTCAGCGTGCGTTCCGTGAAGTCCCTGGGCTGATCGCCGACGGTCGCGACATGGGGACCGTGGTGTTCCCGGACGCGCCGTTGAAGGTGTTCCTTACCGCCAGTGCCGAGGAGCGTGCCCGTCGCCGTTACCTGCAGTTGAAGGGCAAGGGCGAAGATGTTAGTCTGTCGAGTCTGCTAGATGAGATCCGTGCGCGCGATGAGCGCGACACCCAGCGCGCAGTGGCCCCGCTCAAGCCGGCGGCCGATGCAATTCAGCTGGATTCCACGGAGCTGTCCATCGAGCAGGTGCTGCAACGCATCAGAAGCGAGCTCGCCCTGCGCGACCTGGCCTGA
- a CDS encoding bifunctional prephenate dehydrogenase/3-phosphoshikimate 1-carboxyvinyltransferase, translating to MVNAVTNNPAPLIDRLVVVGLGLIGGSFAKGLRESGLCREVVGVDLDAESRKQAVALGVVDRCEADLAAACVGADVIQLAVPILAMEKVLARLAQLDLGNAVITDVGSAKGNVVRAAREAFAERLPRFVPGHPIAGSEQSGVEASNAALFRRHKVILTPLAETEPGALALVDRLWRALDADVEHMSVERHDEVLAATSHLPHLLAFGLVDSLAKRNENLEIFRYAAGGFRDFTRIAGSDPIMWHDIFLANREAVLRTLDTFRSDLDALRDAVDAGDGHQLLGVFTRARVAREHFSKILARRAYVDAMNANDLIFLAQPGGRVSGRIRVPGDKSISHRSIMLGSLAEGTTEVEGFLEGEDALATLQAFRDMGVVIEGPHHGRVTIHGVGLHGLKPPPGPLYVGNSGTSMRLLSGLLAAQSFDTTMTGDASLSKRPMNRVANPLREMGAVVETGPEGRPPLTIRGGHKLKALNYTLPMASAQVKSCLLLAGLYAEGTTTVTEPAPTRDHTERMLRGFGYAVESNGPVASLQSGGKLTATRIEVPADISSSAFFLVAASIAEGSDLVLEHVGINPTRTGVIDILRLMGGDITLENQREVGGEPVADLRVRGAKLKGIDIPQELVPLAIDEFPVLFVAAACAEGRTVLRGAEELRVKESDRIQVMADGLVALGVKCEPTPDGIIIDGGQIGGGEVHGHGDHRIAMAFSIASLRASAPIVIHDCANVATSFPNFLALCKEVGIRVAEEGKS from the coding sequence GTGGTTAATGCTGTAACAAACAATCCCGCTCCGCTCATCGACCGTCTGGTGGTCGTAGGCCTCGGCCTGATCGGCGGCTCCTTCGCCAAGGGCCTGCGCGAAAGCGGCCTGTGCCGCGAAGTGGTCGGCGTCGACCTCGACGCCGAGTCGCGCAAGCAAGCCGTGGCGCTGGGCGTGGTCGATCGCTGCGAGGCAGACCTTGCGGCCGCTTGTGTCGGCGCCGACGTCATCCAGTTGGCTGTGCCGATCCTGGCCATGGAGAAAGTCCTGGCTCGCCTGGCCCAGCTCGATCTGGGTAATGCGGTGATCACCGACGTGGGCAGTGCCAAGGGCAATGTGGTGCGTGCCGCGCGCGAGGCGTTCGCCGAGCGCCTGCCGCGTTTCGTGCCGGGGCACCCGATCGCCGGGTCCGAGCAGAGCGGGGTGGAGGCCTCCAATGCGGCGCTTTTCCGCCGGCACAAGGTGATCCTCACTCCGCTGGCGGAAACCGAACCGGGCGCGCTCGCCCTGGTCGATCGCCTCTGGCGGGCGCTGGATGCCGATGTCGAGCACATGTCGGTGGAGCGCCATGACGAAGTGCTGGCCGCCACCAGCCACCTGCCTCACCTGTTGGCCTTCGGCCTGGTCGACTCGCTGGCCAAGCGCAATGAAAACCTGGAGATCTTCCGGTACGCTGCGGGAGGCTTCCGCGATTTCACGAGAATCGCCGGCAGCGACCCGATCATGTGGCACGACATCTTCCTCGCCAACCGCGAGGCGGTCCTGCGCACTCTCGATACATTTCGCAGCGACCTCGACGCCTTGCGCGACGCGGTCGATGCTGGGGACGGGCACCAACTGCTGGGCGTGTTCACCCGCGCCCGGGTTGCCCGCGAGCATTTCAGTAAAATCCTTGCCCGTCGGGCCTATGTGGACGCTATGAACGCCAACGATCTGATTTTCCTGGCCCAACCGGGTGGCCGCGTGTCCGGACGGATCCGCGTACCTGGCGACAAATCGATTTCCCATCGCTCGATCATGCTCGGCTCGCTGGCCGAGGGCACGACGGAAGTCGAAGGTTTCCTCGAGGGTGAAGACGCCCTGGCGACCTTGCAGGCCTTCCGCGACATGGGTGTGGTCATCGAAGGGCCGCACCATGGTCGCGTGACCATCCATGGCGTCGGCCTGCATGGCCTCAAGCCGCCGCCCGGCCCGCTGTACGTGGGCAACTCCGGCACCTCGATGCGCCTGCTGTCCGGCCTGCTGGCAGCGCAGTCGTTCGACACCACCATGACCGGCGACGCCTCGCTGTCCAAGCGCCCGATGAACCGCGTGGCCAACCCGCTGCGTGAAATGGGTGCCGTGGTCGAGACTGGCCCTGAGGGTCGTCCGCCGCTGACCATCCGTGGTGGGCACAAGCTCAAGGCGCTGAACTACACGCTGCCGATGGCCAGTGCCCAGGTCAAGTCCTGCCTGCTGCTGGCTGGCCTGTACGCCGAAGGCACCACCACCGTCACCGAGCCTGCGCCTACCCGTGACCACACCGAGCGCATGCTGCGCGGTTTCGGCTACGCGGTCGAGTCGAACGGTCCGGTAGCCTCCCTGCAGTCCGGTGGCAAGCTCACCGCCACCCGTATCGAAGTGCCGGCGGACATTTCCTCCTCGGCCTTCTTCCTGGTGGCGGCGTCCATCGCCGAGGGTTCTGATCTGGTCCTGGAGCACGTCGGCATCAACCCGACCCGCACCGGCGTTATCGACATCCTGCGCCTGATGGGCGGCGACATCACCCTGGAAAACCAGCGTGAAGTCGGCGGTGAGCCGGTGGCCGACCTGCGCGTGCGTGGCGCCAAGCTCAAGGGTATCGACATCCCGCAAGAGCTGGTGCCGCTGGCCATCGACGAGTTCCCGGTGCTGTTCGTCGCCGCCGCCTGCGCCGAAGGGCGTACCGTGCTGCGTGGCGCCGAAGAGCTGCGGGTCAAGGAGTCGGACCGCATCCAGGTGATGGCCGACGGCCTGGTTGCCCTGGGCGTGAAGTGCGAGCCGACCCCGGACGGCATCATCATCGACGGCGGCCAGATCGGCGGCGGCGAAGTGCACGGCCACGGCGACCATCGAATCGCCATGGCGTTCAGCATCGCTTCGCTGCGCGCCAGTGCCCCGATCGTCATTCATGACTGCGCCAACGTCGCCACGTCGTTCCCCAACTTCCTGGCGCTGTGCAAGGAAGTCGGCATCCGCGTCGCCGAAGAGGGCAAGTCGTGA